The DNA segment CCAGACCCAGGTTGGAACAGGCTGCCATATTTTCCCGGGTGGCGCCGGCGGCGAACCGTTTTTCTTTGAATCGGCGGAGCATGAACTCGCCATCGACCGAGGCAATCTTCTTATCCGGATGCATCAGGGCGCAGGCGACGATAAATCCCGTGGTCGGATCGACCGAATAGAGAGCCCAATCCAGTTTGGATCGGCACGGCACATGACCCGGATGAGCGTGAATGGCATAGATCATATCATCCGGCAAATCGTACTCTTTGAGCCACTCCTCGGTGATGTAGGTGTGATTGGAGGCGTCGTCTTTGGTCTGGTTATAATCCAAGTCGTGCAGCAAACCGGTCAGCCCCCAGTACTCAACATCTTCACCCATATGTTCAGCGAGTTTGCGCATGCCCGCTTCGACGGCCAATATGTGCTTCAAGAGGTTATTGACGCCTATCTTCTTTTCGACCAGTTGATAGGCTTCGTCTCGCGTCAGTGTTAGTTGCGACATATCTCGAATAAATCCAGATTCGCTCCTTAAGTCAAGGAGCATCTTGACGGTCGGTCGTCCGCTTCAATTGAGAAAATGCCAGGTGATTCCGAAATAGCTGTAGCGGCCGGGGTTCACAAAGTAGTCGCGCGGAGAATATACTTTACTCAGAGCGTTCTGTTGCACCCAGTGAAAACGGAAGTCTTTTATTCTGAAAGAAAGTTTCGTGTTGATCACAGCGGCATTACCAAGATCGGGCTCTTCGTAGCCGATATATTCTCCGGTATAGACAACTTCGGCATAGGCATAGAGGTGAATATTCCTCTGCGGCCAGAACTGATGAAGCTCCGCACCGGCAAAAGCCTCGTATTCGGGCTGGTATGGTCTCTGCTCGAACCGTTCATATTCAATGCGATGATACGCCCCGCCCGCCGTCAATCGCAGGGCATCGCCCAGACGGAGCCTTTGCTGAAGGCAGACATCGAGAAAGTCAAAATTGATATTTGCGGGAGAAAACAAGGTGTAGCTGACAAACACGGAATCCCTGAGTTCAGTCGTGATCCAGTCGATGCCGTTAAATACTCGCCC comes from the Candidatus Zixiibacteriota bacterium genome and includes:
- a CDS encoding HDIG domain-containing metalloprotein, with the translated sequence MSQLTLTRDEAYQLVEKKIGVNNLLKHILAVEAGMRKLAEHMGEDVEYWGLTGLLHDLDYNQTKDDASNHTYITEEWLKEYDLPDDMIYAIHAHPGHVPCRSKLDWALYSVDPTTGFIVACALMHPDKKIASVDGEFMLRRFKEKRFAAGATRENMAACSNLGLELEQFMLLVRDGMLTISDTLGL